The nucleotide window TTCGTGGAGCCGTTTCTCGGCAATCTTCACGGCGTTCCTGATCGCATCGGTGTTGCGCAATTTCGGCGTGACCGGCGTGTTCGTGTTCATCTCGCTGGCGATGCTCGTGGTCATGCTGTCGATCGGCCTGATGGGCCCGCGTACGCGTGACGTGGCGTTGGAGAAGATTTCGCAGTAAAAACGATTCACCGGCTTCGGGCGATCGACGGATCGTGAGGTGCCCGAAGCCTCGAAGCCTTCACACTTCACGTCCCTTGGAGGACGAGACCATGGCGGATCTGCAAACCGAAGCGGCCTACGAGGCCAATGCCGTACGTTACAGCGAAGACTGGCTCAACCAGCCGCCGCCGGACGATATGTATGCGCTGCTGGTGCGCCACTTCGTGCCGGGCGGTCGCACGGTCGATGTCGGCTGCGGCAATGGACGCGATGCGGCGTGGCTGGCGCAGGCGGGATTCGATGTGACGGGTTACGACAACTCGCCCGCGCTGGTCGACCTCGCGCGCAAGACGTTTCCGTGGGTGTCGTTCCATGTGGGCAAGCTGCCGCAACTCGAGAACGTGACCGACACCTTCGACAACGTGGTCTGCGAGACGGTGCTCATGCATCTGAGCGCGGCTGACGTGCCCGCTGCGGCCGACCGGCTCTGGACGCTGGTGCGCCCCGGTGGCGTGCTCTACGTGTCGTGGCGCGTGACCGAGGGGGCCGACCAGCGTCATGAAGACGGCCGCCTCTATAGCGCGTTTGCACCGGATGTCGTGCGTGCGGCGTTGCACGAAGGCGTCGTGCTGCACGAAGAAGACGTGACGAGCGCGAGTTCAGGCAAGCGCGTTTGCCGCCTGATCGTGCGGCGGCCCGCCTGACGCCACGCCATTCAGGATCTTCAGAGCAGTTCGATTTCCGGCAACGAGAGCAGGCTCGTCTCGCGCATCAGCGAGACGAATTCCCCGATATACGGACGCGCCGTAATCGCGGGTAGCGTCGCCGCCCACAACTCCGAGGTCAGCCCCTTCGGCGTGATCGGCCGTGCGCTCACATAGCGCCGCTCCAGATAGCCGGTGACGGCCCACAACGGCAGGGCCGCCAGCCCGCGTCGGCTCGCCACCAATTGCAGAATCGCGACCGTCAGCTCGGTGGTGCGGCGCGTGGGTTCGATGCCCGCCGGGCGCAGCACCTGACGCACGATGTCGAGCATGTCGTCGGGCACCGGGTAGGTGATCAGCGTCTCGTCGCGGAAATCCTCGGCATCGAGGTGCGTCTTCGCGGCCAGCGGGTGATCGTTGGCCATCAACGCCATCATCTGGAAGCGGAACAGCGGGTGAAAGTCCACCGCTTCGCCTTCTTCACGCTCCGAGATGATCGCCAGATCGGCGCGGTCCTGATGCAGCAGGCCGATCGGGTCGGCATGAAAGCCCGACACGATATCCAGTTCGACTTCCGGCCAGCGCACGCGAAACGCGTCCATGGCGGGCATCAGCCAGTCGAAGCAGGTGTGACACTCCACCGCAATGCGCAGCGTGCCCTGCGTGCCCTGTGCCAGCCGTGTGAGATCGCGCCCGGCCTCATCGACGGCAGGCACCACCTGTTCTGCCAGTGCTAGCAAACGCTTGCCGGCTGGCGTAAAGACCAGCGGTGACGACTTGCGCACGAACAACGGCAGCCCGTAGAAATCTTCCAGCGCCTTGATCTGGTGCGAGAGCGCCGATTGCGTCAGATGCAGCCACAGCGCCGCACGCGACACGCTACCGGTATCGCGCAACGCCAGCAGCGTTTGGAGGTGCCGAAGTTCGATGGGTGATCGCTGCATGAATTAATTTAATGTTAAATGGCAAAAACTTTCGTTTGAATAATACATGGGCGACCGGGATACTGCCACTCTGGGCGGAAATTACCCGCCGGTTTCGCACAACATCCGCCTTCTGGAAGACCCCGCTCATGGCCCAAGCCCACGTACTCGGACTGCCGCGCATTGGCGCGCAACGTGAACTCAAATTCGCGCAGGAGGCGTTTTGGCGCGACGACATGGACATCATGGCGTTGCAGGCCACCGGGCGCAGCGTTCGCGCTGCCAACCGCGCTGCGCAGCGTGCCGCCGGGCTCGACTGGATTACCGTAGGCGACTTCCATTGGTACGATCAGGTGCTCTCCACGCTGGCACTCGTCGGCGGCCTGCCGGAGCGGTTCGGTGCCAAGCCCCAGGCGCTCACGCTGAACGACTACTTCACCGCCGCGCGCGGCAACGCGCAACACAGCGCGATGGAAATGACGAAGTGGTTCGATACCAACTACCACTACCTCGTGCCCGAGTATTCGCCGCAGACGCGCTTCGGCAAGGGCGTCGACTGGTTGTTCGAAGAAGTCGCCGAGGCGCTGACCGAGGGTGCCAACGTCAAGCCAGTGCTGCTCGGTCCGCTCTCGCTGCTGTTTCTCGGCAAGGAGAAGGG belongs to Pandoraea norimbergensis and includes:
- a CDS encoding LysR family transcriptional regulator produces the protein MQRSPIELRHLQTLLALRDTGSVSRAALWLHLTQSALSHQIKALEDFYGLPLFVRKSSPLVFTPAGKRLLALAEQVVPAVDEAGRDLTRLAQGTQGTLRIAVECHTCFDWLMPAMDAFRVRWPEVELDIVSGFHADPIGLLHQDRADLAIISEREEGEAVDFHPLFRFQMMALMANDHPLAAKTHLDAEDFRDETLITYPVPDDMLDIVRQVLRPAGIEPTRRTTELTVAILQLVASRRGLAALPLWAVTGYLERRYVSARPITPKGLTSELWAATLPAITARPYIGEFVSLMRETSLLSLPEIELL
- a CDS encoding class I SAM-dependent methyltransferase gives rise to the protein MADLQTEAAYEANAVRYSEDWLNQPPPDDMYALLVRHFVPGGRTVDVGCGNGRDAAWLAQAGFDVTGYDNSPALVDLARKTFPWVSFHVGKLPQLENVTDTFDNVVCETVLMHLSAADVPAAADRLWTLVRPGGVLYVSWRVTEGADQRHEDGRLYSAFAPDVVRAALHEGVVLHEEDVTSASSGKRVCRLIVRRPA